The Candidatus Kapaibacterium sp. genome has a segment encoding these proteins:
- a CDS encoding saccharopine dehydrogenase NADP-binding domain-containing protein — MKKVTVLGSGMVGSAIAIDLSNRFKVTVADKSQDHLAKLIKLGIPTTVTDLSKYENIAKVVSDADLVIGAVPGFMGYQTLEYVIEAGKNVVDISFFPEDAYTLDSKAKAKKLTAIVDMGVAPGMDNFLLGHHVRKMEVTDFKCYVGGLPKLRSHPFQYKAPFSPVDVLEEYTRPARFVENSHLVVKPALTDPEYLEFDGIGTLEAFNTDGLRTIMRNIKAPNMIEKTLRWPGHIDLMRAIIKAGFLDTNKIQIGNVKISPMEFTSHILFDNWRLNPGDLEFTVMRVEIAGNEDGQNVKYTYDVYDETDIATGTSSMARTTGYTATAVASMFLEGMFDEKGIIAPEMLPLNDDIYEYVMNYQLQRKIYYNIKKQVLS, encoded by the coding sequence ATGAAAAAAGTTACTGTATTAGGTTCGGGAATGGTAGGTAGTGCAATAGCGATTGACTTGAGCAATCGGTTCAAAGTTACAGTCGCAGACAAATCCCAAGACCATTTAGCTAAATTAATTAAACTCGGAATTCCCACAACTGTTACCGATTTATCCAAATATGAAAATATAGCCAAAGTCGTTTCCGATGCGGACTTAGTTATTGGTGCTGTACCGGGTTTTATGGGCTATCAAACACTTGAATACGTCATTGAAGCCGGGAAAAACGTGGTTGATATTTCATTTTTCCCTGAAGATGCTTACACATTGGACTCAAAAGCTAAAGCGAAAAAATTGACAGCAATAGTTGATATGGGCGTTGCTCCGGGAATGGATAACTTCCTCTTAGGACATCACGTCAGAAAAATGGAAGTCACGGATTTCAAATGTTACGTTGGCGGTTTGCCAAAGCTCCGTAGCCACCCATTCCAATATAAAGCGCCGTTTTCGCCTGTTGATGTATTAGAAGAGTACACCAGACCCGCACGATTTGTTGAGAATTCTCATCTCGTTGTCAAACCGGCTTTGACAGACCCTGAATATTTAGAATTTGATGGAATTGGCACTTTGGAAGCATTTAATACGGACGGGTTGCGAACCATTATGCGGAATATCAAAGCTCCGAATATGATTGAAAAGACGCTAAGATGGCCCGGGCATATTGATTTGATGCGTGCAATAATTAAAGCAGGATTCCTGGATACAAACAAAATTCAAATCGGAAATGTCAAAATCTCGCCAATGGAATTCACTTCACATATTTTATTCGATAATTGGAGATTGAATCCCGGTGATTTGGAATTTACCGTGATGAGAGTTGAAATCGCAGGGAACGAAGATGGACAAAATGTTAAATATACTTATGATGTCTATGACGAAACCGACATTGCAACCGGAACTTCATCAATGGCTCGTACAACCGGTTATACAGCTACTGCAGTTGCATCAATGTTCTTAGAAGGCATGTTTGATGAAAAGGGAATCATCGCACCGGAAATGTTGCCTTTGAATGACGATATTTACGAATATGTGATGAATTACCAACTTCAACGCAAAATTTACTACAATATCAAAAAGCAAGTTCTCAGCTGA
- a CDS encoding GyrI-like domain-containing protein, with product MKILKVVLLIIVAIVILFLVVAAFMPSSYHVERSIDINQPVELVFEQVADLNNFEQWSPWNDSEPSAYLGVEGHGVGQVSRWDGDIVGKGSLTVTGITEYESLTQSLKFEEPYEGEAEVTFTFVKNDDGSIKVTWSTVGNLAYPIQKFFKPMIESELSKSFDEGLAKLKARSEAIKDFVKIEVTNFPGGKYYAISDKGHVSEIEGKMNKIFPELYEFIGRSGLKMSGLPLAINNEWSTELMIWDFTVCIPVEDNTVAPTGRIKAIELAPMKVAKSVYVGPYDGTEKTYMAIEAYIKKRGLEIAGKSMEEYVNSPQDTPPNELITNILYPIK from the coding sequence ATGAAAATTTTGAAAGTTGTTCTTTTGATAATTGTTGCGATTGTCATTCTTTTCCTTGTTGTTGCAGCATTTATGCCGTCTTCTTATCACGTTGAAAGAAGCATTGATATCAATCAGCCTGTCGAGCTTGTATTTGAGCAAGTAGCGGATTTAAACAACTTTGAACAATGGAGTCCATGGAATGATTCCGAGCCATCGGCATACTTGGGTGTAGAAGGTCATGGTGTAGGGCAAGTTTCAAGGTGGGATGGCGATATAGTTGGCAAGGGTTCTTTGACAGTAACCGGTATTACTGAATATGAATCGCTCACTCAATCCTTGAAATTTGAAGAACCTTATGAAGGTGAAGCCGAAGTTACATTTACATTTGTGAAGAATGATGATGGGTCTATTAAAGTGACTTGGTCAACTGTTGGTAACTTAGCTTATCCGATTCAGAAATTTTTCAAACCTATGATTGAATCAGAACTTTCTAAATCTTTTGATGAAGGTTTGGCAAAATTGAAAGCTCGAAGTGAGGCAATTAAAGATTTTGTTAAAATCGAAGTTACAAATTTCCCGGGTGGCAAGTATTATGCAATTTCTGACAAGGGACATGTAAGCGAAATTGAAGGTAAAATGAATAAGATATTCCCTGAACTATATGAATTTATTGGTAGGAGCGGTTTGAAAATGTCCGGTTTGCCGCTGGCAATAAATAACGAATGGAGCACCGAGCTAATGATTTGGGATTTCACTGTTTGTATTCCGGTCGAAGATAATACAGTCGCACCAACAGGTAGAATCAAAGCTATAGAATTAGCTCCGATGAAAGTTGCTAAATCTGTTTATGTAGGTCCATATGATGGTACTGAAAAAACATATATGGCAATCGAGGCTTACATCAAAAAACGTGGATTGGAAATTGCCGGAAAATCTATGGAAGAATATGTCAATAGTCCACAGGATACACCTCCAAATGAATTGATAACGAATATTCTTTATCCGATAAAATAA